One genomic window of Ammospiza nelsoni isolate bAmmNel1 chromosome 4, bAmmNel1.pri, whole genome shotgun sequence includes the following:
- the LOC132072495 gene encoding interleukin-8-like, producing MIGKTAAAVLILLLISALGAQGEAVPRSAIELRCQCISTHSKFIHPKFIQNVNLTPSGPHCKNVEVIATLRNGREVCLEPSAPWVKLIIKAILDKANTNPETES from the exons ATGATTGGCAAGACTGCGGCTGCTGTGCTGATCCTGCTCCTGATATCAGCACTTGGAGCACAAG gtgagGCGGTGCCACGCTCAGCCATCGAACTCCGGTGCCAGTGCATAAGCACCCATTCCAAGTTCATCCATCCCAAGTTCATCCAAAACGTGAACCTCACCCCCAGCGGACCTCACTGCAAGAATGTTGAAGTCAT AGCTACCCTGAGAAATGGCAGAgaagtgtgcctggagcccagtgCTCCCTGGGTGAAGCTGATCATCAAGGCAATTCTGGACAA GGCCAACACCAACCCTGAGACAGAGTCctaa
- the LOC132072323 gene encoding interleukin-8-like, whose protein sequence is MDGKSVAVTLVLCLVSMAGSEGKALEKTDERGSQCQCISTHSKFIPPKTIQDVRLSQRGPHCKHVEIIATLRDGREVCVEPAASWIQLAVKTLLARARDNVESPVKEKSRKNKPWISPRMWNERKHCC, encoded by the exons ATGGATGGCAAATCTGTTGCTGTCACTTTGGTTCTCTGCTTGGTCTCAATGGCAGGGTCAGAAg GTAAGGCCCTGGAGAAGACAGATGAAAGAGGCTCCCAATGCCAGTGCATAAGCACTCATTCCAAGTTCATCCCTCCCAAGACTATTCAGGATGTGAGATTAAGCCAAAGAGGACCTCACTGCAAACATGTGGAAATCAT AGCTACGCTGAGAGATGGCAGGGAAGTGTGCGTGGAGCCCGCTGCGTCCTGGATCCAGCTCGCTGTAAAgactctgctggccag GGCCAGGGACAATGTTGAGTCACCAGTCAAAGAAAAGTCAAGGAAGAATAAACCTTGGATTTCTCCAAGGATGTGGAATGAGAGAAAGCATTGCTGCTGA